One window of the Sphaerochaeta associata genome contains the following:
- a CDS encoding ABC transporter substrate-binding protein, translating to MNITRRSLFTLALVLLLTFSVFAAGQTEAKASATYKIGVSKLLAHPALDAAEKGLMDHLATTGLSVSYDLQNANGDISTASSIAQKFKSDKVNVAVGIATPSAQALAQVFPVSSGIPVVFSAVTDADEAGLVAANIAGVSDKNPVDEQIKLLIDITGAKRIGNIYASGEANGVVLMEMAKAACQKYGVEFVASAISNSSEVKMAAQSIIDRVDAIYIATDNAVISALASIDDVTTKANKVLFSADPSGVEGLNAMIAWGFDYYSIGVETGKVIERVLKGEQAGSVGTVYITDPTKFELWFNLDTAKKLGYTIPQSLQDGAAVLIKDGKKISQ from the coding sequence ATGAACATCACACGCCGCTCCCTGTTCACCCTTGCCCTAGTTCTTCTTCTGACTTTCAGCGTCTTTGCTGCAGGACAGACTGAAGCCAAAGCCAGCGCTACGTACAAGATTGGAGTCTCAAAACTCCTCGCCCATCCCGCCCTCGACGCAGCCGAGAAAGGTTTGATGGATCACCTTGCCACCACGGGCCTGTCGGTCTCCTATGACCTGCAGAATGCAAATGGCGACATCTCCACCGCTTCCTCGATCGCCCAGAAGTTCAAGAGCGACAAGGTCAATGTTGCTGTCGGTATCGCAACCCCCTCGGCCCAGGCCCTTGCCCAGGTGTTCCCCGTCTCCTCCGGCATTCCTGTAGTATTCAGTGCCGTCACCGATGCCGATGAGGCAGGTCTGGTGGCTGCCAACATTGCCGGTGTCTCGGACAAGAACCCTGTCGACGAACAGATCAAGCTTTTGATCGACATCACCGGCGCAAAGCGCATCGGTAACATCTATGCTTCAGGCGAAGCCAACGGCGTTGTGCTTATGGAGATGGCAAAAGCCGCCTGCCAGAAGTACGGCGTTGAGTTTGTTGCAAGCGCCATCAGCAACTCCAGTGAAGTTAAAATGGCCGCCCAATCCATCATCGACCGCGTCGACGCCATCTACATTGCCACCGACAATGCAGTCATCAGCGCCCTCGCTTCGATCGACGATGTCACCACCAAGGCAAACAAGGTCCTTTTCAGTGCCGACCCAAGCGGTGTGGAAGGATTGAATGCCATGATTGCATGGGGCTTCGACTATTACAGCATCGGTGTTGAGACCGGCAAGGTAATTGAAAGAGTACTCAAAGGCGAGCAGGCCGGTTCGGTTGGAACCGTATACATCACCGATCCGACCAAGTTTGAGCTGTGGTTCAATCTTGATACCGCCAAGAAGCTTGGTTATACTATTCCGCAGTCACTGCAGGATGGTGCTGCTGTGCTCATCAAGGACGGAAAGAAAATCAGCCAGTAA
- a CDS encoding ABC transporter ATP-binding protein yields the protein MLDLSNITKVFYPGTVNEKMALDNINLHVNKGDVICVVGSNGSGKSTLFNLISGTYPVTNGKIIFDGTDVTASPEYKRAMTIGRIFQDPTKGTAANMSIEDNMITAETKGMKGLRISLNNEKREQFASLLKLIGLQDRLKDNVGLLSGGQRQALTLLMIVMSRPKMLLLDEHTAALDPRNAQIVMDLTERFIAEYKLTALMVTHNMQFAINFGNRLIMMDEGTIILDVSGEEKSKLTVEELVRLFKNLRNKTYANDEALLTKE from the coding sequence ATGCTTGATTTAAGCAACATCACCAAAGTATTCTACCCCGGGACAGTCAACGAGAAGATGGCCCTGGATAATATCAATCTCCATGTAAACAAAGGAGATGTCATCTGTGTCGTAGGTTCCAACGGCTCGGGAAAGTCCACACTTTTCAACCTGATCAGCGGCACATACCCGGTCACGAACGGAAAAATCATATTCGACGGTACCGATGTAACCGCCAGTCCGGAATATAAACGGGCGATGACCATCGGCCGCATCTTCCAGGACCCTACCAAGGGAACTGCTGCAAACATGTCCATAGAGGACAATATGATTACCGCTGAGACCAAGGGAATGAAAGGCTTGAGAATCAGCCTGAACAACGAGAAGCGTGAACAATTCGCATCGCTTTTGAAATTGATCGGGCTGCAGGACAGGCTCAAGGACAATGTAGGACTTCTCAGCGGCGGACAGCGTCAAGCGCTCACCCTGCTCATGATTGTGATGAGCAGGCCCAAAATGCTGCTGCTCGACGAGCATACTGCAGCTTTGGACCCTCGAAACGCCCAGATTGTCATGGACCTCACCGAACGCTTCATCGCTGAGTACAAGCTTACCGCCCTGATGGTAACACACAACATGCAGTTCGCCATCAATTTCGGTAACCGCCTGATCATGATGGACGAAGGAACAATCATTCTCGATGTCAGCGGCGAAGAGAAATCCAAGCTTACGGTTGAGGAACTTGTCAGGCTTTTCAAGAACCTCAGAAACAAGACCTATGCAAACGACGAAGCATTGCTGACAAAGGAATAG
- a CDS encoding ABC transporter substrate-binding protein — translation MNRRIVLLVALCMIAVSPLFSQPTAEASKGYEIGISKMVSHPALDSIEQGIMDYLNGTGMQFNFDLQNCNAEIATAIAIAQKFKSDNKDLVVGIATPPAQALAQVITDKPVVFGAITDPLAAGLVVNYDKTEDTNIAGISDLNPLKLQLETYFRIVKPKTLGMIYTSSEANGVAQMELAKSICAENNVTFVAAAVSNSSEVKMAAQSIVGRVDAMYVAIDNTVVSAIPSVSEVCMKAGIPLFNTDTTSSDGIDFLMSWGFNYYTVGVETGKVVERILKGEKPRDIGAVFFDDPAQFELWFNLDTAKKLNISIPQDLLDGAKVLVQNGKKTIRE, via the coding sequence ATGAATCGAAGAATAGTGTTGCTTGTTGCCCTCTGCATGATTGCCGTCTCGCCCCTGTTTTCCCAACCAACCGCCGAAGCCTCAAAGGGATATGAAATCGGCATTTCCAAAATGGTGAGTCATCCCGCACTCGACTCCATCGAGCAGGGAATAATGGACTATCTCAACGGTACCGGCATGCAGTTCAATTTCGATCTGCAGAACTGCAACGCAGAAATTGCAACAGCCATCGCGATTGCTCAGAAGTTTAAAAGCGACAACAAGGATTTGGTTGTCGGCATCGCCACCCCCCCGGCCCAGGCCCTTGCACAGGTCATAACCGACAAGCCGGTCGTCTTCGGGGCGATAACCGACCCCTTGGCAGCCGGGCTGGTAGTCAATTACGACAAAACCGAGGATACCAATATTGCAGGTATTTCGGACCTCAATCCGCTGAAGCTTCAGCTTGAGACCTATTTTCGGATTGTCAAGCCGAAGACACTGGGGATGATCTACACCAGCAGCGAAGCCAACGGAGTTGCACAGATGGAGCTTGCAAAGAGCATATGCGCCGAAAACAACGTCACCTTCGTTGCTGCAGCGGTCAGTAACTCCAGCGAAGTCAAGATGGCCGCCCAATCGATAGTCGGACGTGTGGACGCCATGTATGTGGCCATCGACAACACCGTAGTCAGTGCCATCCCCTCGGTAAGCGAAGTCTGCATGAAGGCTGGAATCCCTCTGTTCAACACTGATACGACCAGCAGCGACGGTATCGACTTTCTCATGAGCTGGGGCTTCAATTACTATACCGTCGGAGTGGAAACCGGAAAGGTGGTTGAACGAATCCTCAAGGGAGAGAAACCCAGGGATATCGGAGCTGTATTCTTTGACGATCCCGCTCAGTTCGAGCTCTGGTTCAATCTCGACACTGCAAAGAAACTGAATATCAGCATCCCTCAGGACCTGCTTGATGGAGCGAAGGTGTTGGTCCAAAACGGAAAAAAGACTATACGCGAGTAA
- a CDS encoding ABC transporter permease, with translation MIEGIFVDGLVFSIMVIGILISYRILDFADLTCDGSVATGAAVATMSIVAGFPIFVALLLAFLAGVIAGMITAAIHNKLKIPGLLAGILTMTMLYSINLRVLGNKANVPLLRVKTMYSQLPEIFSFIPSEWAALLGTLLVVLFVKLLIDIFFRTDLGVSMGAMGGNEQMVISQGINPDILKLMGIGLSNGLIALSGGLLAQYQGFADANLGQGMVVQGLAAIMIGEFLFSSNRISLLTLRAVLGAIIYKALMFFGRKYGYLVNITPNDFKLLTGILVIASLFIAQTRSAASSAGAKKKAIARSQARHDSKEDSTNA, from the coding sequence ATGATTGAAGGAATTTTCGTGGATGGCTTGGTCTTTTCGATCATGGTCATCGGTATTCTTATTTCCTATCGGATTCTCGACTTTGCCGACCTGACCTGCGACGGCTCGGTAGCCACCGGTGCTGCAGTCGCCACCATGAGCATCGTGGCCGGTTTTCCCATTTTCGTCGCACTGCTGCTTGCTTTCCTTGCCGGTGTAATCGCCGGTATGATAACTGCTGCAATCCATAACAAGCTGAAAATTCCCGGCCTGCTTGCCGGTATTCTCACCATGACCATGCTGTACTCCATCAATCTCAGAGTACTGGGCAATAAGGCGAACGTTCCGCTTCTCAGGGTGAAAACCATGTACTCCCAGCTCCCGGAGATTTTCAGTTTCATCCCTTCCGAATGGGCGGCGCTCCTTGGAACCCTGCTCGTCGTACTCTTCGTGAAACTGTTGATTGATATATTCTTTCGCACCGACCTCGGCGTCTCCATGGGAGCCATGGGTGGAAACGAGCAGATGGTCATCAGTCAGGGAATCAACCCCGATATCCTGAAGTTGATGGGCATCGGCCTTTCCAATGGACTGATTGCCCTTTCGGGCGGACTTCTTGCCCAGTATCAGGGGTTTGCCGATGCAAACCTCGGCCAAGGGATGGTGGTCCAGGGCCTTGCCGCCATCATGATCGGCGAGTTCCTCTTCTCCTCGAACCGCATCTCGCTGCTCACCCTTCGAGCAGTCTTGGGAGCAATCATCTACAAGGCCCTGATGTTCTTCGGCCGCAAGTATGGATATTTGGTGAATATAACCCCCAACGACTTCAAGTTGCTTACCGGCATCCTCGTGATCGCCAGCCTCTTCATCGCCCAGACAAGGAGTGCAGCTTCTTCGGCGGGTGCAAAGAAGAAAGCAATCGCCAGGTCCCAGGCCAGGCACGATTCGAAGGAGGATTCCACCAATGCTTGA